The proteins below come from a single Capsicum annuum cultivar UCD-10X-F1 unplaced genomic scaffold, UCD10Xv1.1 ctg83355, whole genome shotgun sequence genomic window:
- the LOC124895643 gene encoding STS14 protein-like, which translates to MAYFIFLQFILLSAISSLAYISGQAVPPPPPTAATTPPSRAAQEFLDEHNKARAEVGVGPLTWSSMLAKETSLLVRYQRDKQNCSFANLSSGKYGGNQLWASGMVVTPRMVVDSWVDEKKFYNYANNSCIGDDKCGVYTQIVWKKSIQLGCAQATCSKGPATLTICFYNPPGNVIGEKPY; encoded by the coding sequence ATGGCCTACTTTATCTTCCTCCAATTCATCCTATTAAGTGCTATTTCATCCTTAGCTTACATCTCAGGACAGGCAGTTCCACCACCACCACCGACAGCCGCCACAACTCCTCCGTCCCGCGCAGCCCAAGAATTCTTGGATGAACATAACAAGGCAAGAGCTGAAGTGGGTGTTGGCCCTCTAACATGGAGTTCAATGTTAGCTAAAGAAACTAGCCTTCTTGTTCGTTACCAAAGAGACAAACAAAACTGCAGTTTTGCAAATTTAAGCAGTGGCAAATATGGTGGCAATCAATTATGGGCTAGTGGTATGGTCGTGACACCACGTATGGTTGTTGATTCTTGGGTTGATGAGAAGAAATTTTACAACTATGCTAATAATTCATGTATAGGGGATGATAAGTGTGGCGTTTATACGCAAATTGTTTGGAAGAAATCCATACAATTGGGTTGTGCTCAAGCTACTTGTTCTAAAGGACCTGCCACTCTTACAATATGTTTTTATAATCCACCTGGAAATGTAATAGGAGAGAAACCTTATTGA